Proteins found in one Miscanthus floridulus cultivar M001 chromosome 4, ASM1932011v1, whole genome shotgun sequence genomic segment:
- the LOC136548326 gene encoding wall-associated receptor kinase 2-like, with product MEQAVWFLLLAATVISHVVPVAATARAEKMVAAPSPLPTSPQPDCPDWCGDVIIPYPYGIGKQCSWRGKYSLTCNHNFNPPRPYLGSTEVVDISVESGEIRVRVPVSSLCYSSLNNKINTTVAYSVTHEFLISAARNEFTAIGCNTLAQLQGQNYYSGCITSCVSLAAAARDSDRCTGLGCCQTSILENLNRIAVIWASDSRGNTRGKAVWSFNPCSYAFVAEKGWYHFEREDLVRNNDFVRNLGNRTVNDVPVVLEWAIRADGHCPAPTEKDGVMGEPTASACVNANSHCVNATQGFGYLCNCSKGYTGNPYVIGGCTNIDECTRPNDFPCHGVCKDTYGSYECNCPAGYESHGDPKETPCRPKLSSSAKRIIGITVGASILFFIILGTGVCYMLKRIEQKAKERELEAIERKNGSERLKNVKTLILFTKDELDKITMNNSVPLGKGGFGEVHKGTLSDKIEVAVKSSNEVTQGTLDKFVEEVEIQSRMMHRNILKLLGCCLRVDVPLLVYEYAAKGSLKDILHGKHNDQQREPLTLRSRLDIAIGSAQGLAYMHSYTENGIQHADVKPDNILLDGGLVPKISDFGLSKVSVVGKDYTMNVIGCLPYMDPVYKDTGRLTPKSDVYSFGIVLLELICRRPVVDGENNLVKQFKSAYEQVNTGRELFDRDIAEEQDIPILDEIGILAMKCLKENVNERPAMASVASTLVILKDSWEEKIQRFSSTSIN from the exons ATGGAACAAGCAGTGTGGTTTCTCCTCCTTGCAGCCACCGTGATATCCCATGTGGTTCCGGTGGCTGCGACCGCCAGGGCTGAGAAGATGGTGGCGGCGCCATCGCCGTTGCCAACGAGTCCACAGCCAGACTGCCCTGACTGGTGCGGCGATGTAATTATTCCCTACCCGTATGGCATCGGCAAGCAGTGTTCGTGGCGTGGCAAGTACAGCCTCACTTGCAACCACAACTTCAACCCGCCGAGACCATACCTGGGCAGCACCGAGGTCGTCGACATCTCGGTGGAGTCCGGCGAGATACGCGTCCGAGTTCCGGTGTCGTCCCTCTGCTACAGCTCGTTGAACAACAAAATCAACACCACTGTTGCGTACAGTGTCACGCATGAGTTCCTGATCTCGGCGGCACGAAACGAGTTCACGGCGATAGGCTGCAACACGCTGGCGCAGCTGCAAGGCCAGAACTACTACAGCGGCTGCATCACCTCCTGCGTCAGCTTGGCCGCCGCAGCTCGCGACAGCGACAGGTGCACGGGGCTCGGCTGCTGCCAGACGTCCATCCTTGAAAATCTTAACCGCATAGCCGTCATCTGGGCCTCCGACAGCAGAGGAAACACCAGGGGCAAAGCAGTTTGGAGCTTCAACCCCTGCAGCTACGCCTTCGTCGCCGAGAAGGGTTG GTATCATTTCGAGCGGGAAGACCTTGTTCGAAACAATGACTTTGTTAGGAATCTTGGAAACAGAACCGTGAATGATGTCCCTGTAGTTCTTGAATGGGCTATCAGGGCGGATGGACATTGCCCTGCCCCGACAGAGAAAGATGGGGTGATGGGCGAACCCACCGCTTCCGCCTGTGTCAACGCCAATAGCCACTGTGTCAACGCCACGCAGGGCTTTGGGTACTTATGCAATTGCTCCAAGGGATACACCGGCAACCCTTACGTAATTGGTGGATGCACAA ATATAGATGAATGTACACGGCCGAATGATTTTCCATGCCATGGCGTGTGCAAGGACACCTACGGATCCTATGAGTGCAACTGTCCAGCTGGTTATGAGAGCCATGGTGACCCAAAGGAAACGCCGTGCCGTCCAAAACTTTCTAGTTCAGCGAAGCGTATCATAG GAATCACTGTTGGTGCTTCCATATTGTTTTTTATTATACTTGGAACTGGGGTATGCTATATGCTGAAGCGGATAGAGCAAAAAGCAAAGGAGAGAGAACTGGAAGCAATTGAAAGAAAGAATGGAAGTGAGAGACTTAAAAATGTCAAAACTCTAATATTATTCACAAAAGATGAACTTGATAAAATAACCATGAACAATTCGGTGCCTCTTGGCAAGGGAGGCTTTGGTGAAGTTCACAAAGGGACTTTATCTGACAAGATCGAGGTGGCAGTTAAGTCCTCAAATGAGGTAACTCAAGGTacactggataagtttgtggagGAAGTGGAAATCCAATCAAGGATGATGCACAGGAACATTCTCAAGCTCTTGGGTTGCTGCTTGCGGGTTGATGTTCCACTGCTGGTATATGAATATGCTGCTAAAGGAAGTCTTAAAGACATTCTCCACGGCAAACATAATGATCAGCAGCGTGAGCCTCTCACACTTAGGTCACGTTTGGACATTGCCATTGGGTCTGCTCAAGGTTTAGCTTACATGCATTCATACACAGAAAATGGCATTCAACATGCAGATGTCAAACCAGACAACATACTCCTCGATGGTGGGTTGGTTCCAAAAATCTCGGATTTTGGGTTATCAAAGGTTTCTGTGGTGGGCAAAGATTATACCATGAATGTTATTGGGTGTTTGCCTTACATGGATCCAGTGTACAAGGATACAGGGAGGTTAACTCCAAAAAGTGACGTCTATAGCTTCGGGATTGTTCTCTTAGAGCTAATTTGTAGAAGGCCCGTTGTAGATGGTGAAAACAATCTTGTCAAGCAGTTTAAGAGTGCTTATGAACAAGTTAACACTGGAAGGGAGTTGTTTGACAGGGATATTGCTGAAGAACAAGATATTCCTATCCTTGACGAAATTGGAATACTAGCCATGAAGTGTTTAAAGGAAAATGTTAATGAAAGACCAGCTATGGCGAGCGTCGCAAGTACACTTGTGATACTGAAAGATTCTTGGGAAGAAAAAATACAAAGGTTCTCTTCTACTTCAATCAACTAG